A stretch of Chitinophaga caeni DNA encodes these proteins:
- a CDS encoding RHS repeat domain-containing protein codes for MDLSTTFDIDTSWLSEGRRTYELTNHLGNVLATISDKRIPVYENDGMTVAYYDVDLLSAVDYYPFGMQMPGRLFNGGGYRYGFNGKENDDEVKGDGNQQDYGLRVYDPRIAKFLSVDPLIKSFPWYTPYQFAGNKPIWAVDLDGAEEKVSTQYTLDYKPVLKAPTVIDGIGNALHNVIALCWNSTGGGFMEAEKSVWNFGVGLFKGEYNHVSGKDLIDNFMVAQEDATRYFTKTPLKQRLSDLGEAATNMSSYEAVVQIWLGTKLVTAPKTAQLSAAVVDVAETRLFNLQSSFEELVNQKLLPKYLKDDPNLKSGYTGSFKTGKVGNPNKASFGQAVDLNKFDIDFWIESDILYEKYGSNLRADPEFRKI; via the coding sequence TTGGACCTAAGTACGACTTTCGATATCGACACGAGCTGGCTCTCCGAAGGCCGCCGCACCTACGAGCTGACGAACCACCTGGGCAACGTGCTGGCCACGATCAGCGATAAACGCATCCCGGTTTATGAAAATGATGGTATGACGGTTGCGTATTATGATGTAGATTTGTTGAGCGCGGTGGATTATTACCCTTTCGGTATGCAGATGCCGGGTAGGCTGTTTAACGGTGGTGGGTATCGTTATGGGTTTAATGGGAAGGAGAATGATGATGAAGTTAAAGGCGATGGGAATCAGCAGGATTATGGACTAAGAGTCTATGATCCACGTATTGCTAAGTTCCTGAGTGTTGACCCGTTAATTAAGTCCTTCCCTTGGTACACGCCTTATCAGTTCGCGGGGAATAAGCCGATTTGGGCAGTAGACCTAGACGGTGCGGAAGAAAAGGTTTCTACGCAGTATACGTTAGATTACAAACCGGTACTAAAAGCTCCGACTGTAATAGATGGAATTGGGAATGCCCTTCATAATGTTATTGCCCTGTGCTGGAATAGCACTGGTGGCGGTTTTATGGAGGCAGAAAAAAGTGTGTGGAATTTTGGTGTTGGATTGTTTAAAGGGGAATACAACCATGTATCCGGAAAGGATTTGATTGATAACTTTATGGTAGCACAGGAAGATGCTACCAGGTATTTTACGAAGACACCACTAAAACAGCGGCTTTCTGATTTGGGTGAGGCTGCAACTAACATGTCGTCTTATGAGGCTGTGGTGCAAATTTGGTTAGGTACAAAGCTTGTAACTGCACCTAAAACGGCACAACTAAGTGCGGCTGTAGTAGATGTCGCTGAAACGCGTTTGTTTAACCTTCAGAGTTCATTTGAGGAATTAGTTAATCAGAAATTATTGCCAAAATATTTGAAAGACGATCCTAATTTAAAATCCGGATATACCGGATCTTTCAAAACAGGTAAGGTTGGAAATCCCAATAAGGCTTCCTTTGGACAAGCTGTTGACTTAAATAAATTTGATATTGATTTCTGGATTGAGAGTGATATTTTGTATGAAAAATATGGATCTAATCTTAGGGCGGATCCAGAATTTAGGAAGATATGA